In Pseudomonas fakonensis, one DNA window encodes the following:
- the ftsX gene encoding permease-like cell division protein FtsX: MSTTRTPKVSERVAPKAADPQPAKKKRGDPDDDGPDFRTLLHAWLESHRASLADSLRRLGKQPIGSFFTCLVMAVALSMPMGLSLLLKNVEKLGGSWQRAAQISLYLKLDASSRDGEALRDEIKGMAGVAEAQYVSREQALEEFQQQSGLGEALRELPDNPLPGVVVVTPTEVDKPALEALRQRLAELPRVEAAQLDLVWVERLAAILKLGDRFVFGLAVMLISALLLVIGNTIRLHIENRRIEIEVIKLVGGTDSYVRRPFLYMGALYGLGAGVLAWGILAFGLNWLNDAVVGLSGLYGSDFSLGGVPGSDGVSLLIGAVLLGYIGAWIAVARHLNELAPR; encoded by the coding sequence ATGAGCACCACACGTACACCAAAGGTTTCCGAGCGCGTTGCGCCCAAGGCCGCCGACCCGCAGCCTGCGAAGAAAAAGCGCGGCGACCCTGACGACGACGGCCCGGATTTTCGCACCCTGCTGCATGCCTGGCTGGAGAGCCACCGCGCCAGCCTGGCCGACAGTTTGCGGCGCCTGGGCAAGCAGCCGATCGGCAGCTTTTTCACCTGCCTGGTGATGGCTGTGGCGCTGAGCATGCCCATGGGCCTGTCGCTGCTGCTGAAAAACGTCGAAAAGCTCGGTGGCTCGTGGCAGCGCGCGGCGCAGATTTCGCTGTACCTCAAGCTTGATGCCAGCAGCCGCGATGGTGAGGCCCTGCGCGACGAGATCAAGGGCATGGCCGGTGTGGCCGAGGCCCAGTACGTCAGCCGCGAACAGGCGCTGGAAGAATTCCAGCAGCAGTCCGGGCTGGGCGAGGCACTGCGCGAACTGCCGGACAACCCGTTGCCGGGCGTGGTGGTGGTGACTCCGACCGAGGTCGACAAGCCGGCCCTGGAAGCCCTGCGTCAGCGCCTGGCGGAGCTGCCACGGGTCGAGGCGGCGCAGTTGGACCTAGTGTGGGTGGAGCGCCTGGCGGCCATCCTCAAGCTGGGTGACCGATTCGTCTTCGGTTTGGCGGTGATGCTGATTTCTGCCTTGCTGTTGGTAATTGGTAACACCATTCGTCTACATATCGAGAACCGCCGGATCGAGATCGAGGTGATCAAGCTGGTGGGCGGCACCGACAGCTACGTGCGCCGGCCGTTCCTCTACATGGGGGCGTTGTACGGCCTGGGCGCCGGCGTACTGGCCTGGGGCATCCTGGCGTTCGGCCTGAACTGGCTCAACGACGCGGTGGTGGGGCTTTCCGGCCTGTACGGCAGTGATTTCTCGCTGGGTGGGGTGCCGGGCTCTGACGGAGTTTCCCTCTTGATCGGCGCGGTATTGTTAGGGTATATCGGTGCATGGATCGCAGTGGCACGCCACCTCAACGAGCTTGCCCCGCGATAA
- the mtgA gene encoding monofunctional biosynthetic peptidoglycan transglycosylase: MLSSILRRLTRALLWFAAGSIVVVLVLRWVPPPGTALMVERKVQSWASGEPIDLQRDWTPWEGISDELKVAVIAGEDQKFASHWGFDIPAIQAALAYNERGGKVRGASTLTQQVAKNLFLWSGRSWLRKGLEAWFTALIELFWPKERILEVYLNSAEWGKGVFGAQAAARYHFGVDASRLTRQQAAQLAAVLPSPIKWSASRPSAYVASRAGWIRRQMSQLGGPSYLMQLDASRRP, from the coding sequence ATGCTGTCATCCATTCTGCGTCGCCTCACCCGCGCCCTGCTCTGGTTCGCTGCCGGCAGCATCGTCGTGGTCCTGGTTCTGCGCTGGGTGCCGCCACCTGGCACTGCGCTGATGGTCGAGCGCAAGGTGCAGTCGTGGGCCAGTGGCGAGCCGATCGACCTGCAGCGCGACTGGACGCCCTGGGAAGGTATCTCCGATGAGCTCAAGGTGGCAGTGATCGCCGGCGAAGACCAGAAGTTCGCCAGCCACTGGGGCTTCGATATCCCGGCCATCCAGGCGGCGCTGGCCTACAACGAGCGTGGCGGCAAGGTCCGCGGCGCCAGCACACTCACGCAACAAGTGGCGAAGAACCTGTTCCTGTGGTCTGGCCGCAGCTGGCTGCGCAAGGGGCTGGAGGCCTGGTTCACAGCGCTGATCGAGCTGTTCTGGCCCAAGGAGCGCATCCTTGAGGTGTATTTGAACAGTGCCGAGTGGGGCAAGGGCGTATTCGGCGCCCAGGCTGCGGCGCGCTATCACTTCGGTGTGGACGCCAGCCGCCTGACCCGGCAACAGGCCGCGCAACTGGCTGCAGTGCTACCGAGCCCGATCAAGTGGAGCGCCAGCCGCCCCAGCGCTTATGTGGCCAGCCGCGCCGGGTGGATCCGCCGGCAGATGAGCCAGCTGGGCGGGCCGAGCTACCTCATGCAACTGGACGCTTCGCGCAGGCCGTAA
- a CDS encoding DUF423 domain-containing protein, protein MLRSFLMLAAFFGFTGVALGAFAAHGLKNRLTADYLAIFHTGVTYQLVHALAIFGVAVLAAHLPGRLVGWAGGLFALGIVLFSGSLYLLTLTGVGKLGIITPIGGLCFLAGWLCLGLAAWRLG, encoded by the coding sequence ATGCTTCGCAGCTTCCTGATGCTTGCCGCGTTCTTCGGCTTTACCGGTGTCGCCCTGGGGGCGTTCGCCGCCCATGGCTTGAAAAACCGCCTGACGGCCGATTACCTGGCGATCTTCCATACCGGCGTCACCTACCAGCTGGTGCATGCCCTGGCGATCTTCGGCGTGGCGGTGCTTGCCGCGCACTTGCCCGGCCGGCTGGTGGGTTGGGCCGGTGGTTTGTTTGCCTTAGGCATAGTGCTGTTCTCCGGCAGCCTCTACCTGCTCACCCTCACCGGTGTGGGCAAGCTCGGCATCATCACCCCCATCGGCGGCCTGTGCTTCCTGGCCGGCTGGCTGTGCCTGGGGCTGGCCGCCTGGCGCCTGGGCTGA
- the rpoH gene encoding RNA polymerase sigma factor RpoH — MTTSLQPAYALVPGANLEAYVHTVNSIPLLTIEQERDLGERLYYEQDVEAARQMVMAHLRFVVHIARSYAGYGLAQADLIQEGNVGLMKAVKRFNPEMGVRLVSFAVHWIKAEIHEFILRNWRIVKVATTKAQRKLFFNLRSQKKRLAWLNNDEVHRVAESLGVEPREVREMESRLSGHDMAFDPAAEADDDSAFQSPAHYLEDHRYDPALQLEDADWSDNSTSNLHEALQGLDDRSRDILYQRWLAEEKATLHELAEKYSVSAERIRQLEKNAMNKVKALIAI, encoded by the coding sequence ATGACCACTTCGTTGCAACCTGCCTATGCCCTGGTTCCCGGTGCAAACCTGGAAGCCTACGTGCACACGGTCAACAGCATACCCCTGCTGACGATCGAGCAGGAGCGTGATCTGGGCGAGCGTCTCTATTACGAGCAGGATGTCGAAGCCGCTCGGCAAATGGTGATGGCCCATCTGCGTTTTGTCGTACATATCGCCCGTAGCTACGCAGGCTACGGGCTGGCCCAGGCCGACCTGATCCAGGAAGGCAACGTCGGCCTGATGAAAGCGGTCAAGCGTTTCAACCCGGAAATGGGCGTGCGCCTGGTATCGTTCGCGGTGCACTGGATCAAGGCCGAGATCCACGAGTTCATCCTGCGCAACTGGCGCATCGTCAAGGTGGCTACCACCAAGGCCCAGCGCAAGCTGTTCTTCAACCTGCGCAGCCAGAAGAAGCGCCTGGCCTGGCTGAACAATGACGAAGTGCATCGTGTGGCCGAAAGCCTGGGCGTGGAGCCCCGCGAAGTGCGCGAGATGGAAAGCCGCCTGAGTGGCCATGACATGGCCTTCGACCCGGCCGCCGAGGCTGACGACGACAGCGCCTTCCAGTCGCCTGCGCACTATTTGGAAGACCACCGCTACGACCCGGCCCTGCAACTGGAGGATGCCGACTGGAGCGACAACTCCACCAGCAACCTGCACGAAGCGCTGCAGGGGTTGGATGATCGTAGCCGCGACATCCTCTACCAGCGCTGGCTGGCCGAAGAAAAGGCCACCCTGCACGAGCTGGCCGAGAAGTACAGCGTATCTGCCGAGCGTATTCGCCAGCTCGAGAAGAACGCGATGAACAAGGTCAAGGCACTGATCGCCATCTGA
- the ftsE gene encoding cell division ATP-binding protein FtsE: MIRFEQVAKRYPNGHVGLHELSFRARRGEFLFVTGHSGAGKSTLLRLLLAMERPTSGKLLLAGQDLGQISNAQIPFLRRQIGVVFQNHQLLFDRTVFNNIALPLQILGLSKAEIAKRVDSALERVSLSDKGELFPADLSTGQQQRVGIARAIVHQPALLLADEPTGNLDPRLAAEIMGVFEDINRLGTTVLIASHDLALIARMRHRMLTLQRGRLIGDGEAGQ; the protein is encoded by the coding sequence ATGATCCGATTCGAACAGGTCGCCAAGCGCTACCCCAACGGCCACGTCGGCCTGCACGAGCTGAGCTTTCGAGCGCGCCGTGGCGAGTTCCTGTTCGTCACCGGCCACTCCGGCGCCGGTAAGAGCACCTTGCTGCGCCTGCTGCTGGCCATGGAGCGCCCGACCAGCGGCAAGCTGCTGCTGGCCGGGCAGGACCTGGGGCAGATCAGCAACGCGCAGATCCCGTTCCTGCGCCGGCAGATCGGCGTGGTGTTCCAGAACCACCAGCTGCTGTTCGACCGCACGGTGTTCAACAACATCGCCCTGCCGCTGCAGATTCTCGGGCTGTCCAAAGCCGAAATCGCCAAGCGCGTGGATTCGGCGCTGGAGCGTGTGTCGCTGAGCGACAAGGGCGAGCTGTTCCCGGCCGATTTGTCTACCGGCCAGCAGCAGCGGGTCGGCATTGCCCGCGCCATCGTCCACCAGCCGGCCCTGCTGCTGGCCGACGAACCCACCGGTAACCTCGACCCGCGCCTGGCGGCTGAAATCATGGGTGTGTTCGAGGATATCAACCGCCTGGGCACCACGGTATTGATCGCCAGCCACGACCTGGCGCTGATCGCGCGCATGCGCCACCGCATGCTGACGCTGCAACGCGGCCGCTTGATCGGCGATGGGGAGGCCGGGCAATGA
- the thiS gene encoding sulfur carrier protein ThiS, translating into MRIQLNGEPYELPAGESVAALLGRLELAGRRVAVELNLDIVPRSQHESTLLSEGDQVEVVHAIGGG; encoded by the coding sequence ATGCGCATCCAATTGAACGGTGAGCCTTACGAACTGCCCGCAGGCGAGAGCGTCGCGGCGCTGCTGGGCCGGCTGGAGCTGGCCGGCCGCCGGGTGGCGGTGGAACTGAACCTGGACATCGTGCCGCGCAGCCAGCACGAAAGCACGCTGTTGAGCGAAGGCGACCAGGTCGAAGTGGTCCACGCCATTGGCGGCGGTTGA
- a CDS encoding DUF3392 family protein, protein MDLVLDLLSTVSRWSRSNLSEISLALVGCLLVLFGTDIKSWVEARLGGLAGALRVPFMALLVMIGSGAALIYATPWVVRGLAQFNNYALAPVLLVVLVLIGVVADRRG, encoded by the coding sequence ATGGACCTGGTACTTGACCTGCTCTCGACCGTTTCCCGCTGGAGCCGCAGCAACCTGTCGGAGATCTCGCTGGCCCTGGTGGGCTGCCTGCTGGTGCTGTTCGGCACCGATATCAAAAGCTGGGTGGAAGCGCGCCTGGGCGGCCTGGCCGGCGCCCTGCGCGTGCCGTTCATGGCCTTGCTGGTGATGATCGGCAGTGGCGCAGCGCTGATCTATGCAACGCCGTGGGTGGTCAGAGGGCTGGCGCAGTTCAACAACTATGCGCTGGCGCCGGTGCTGCTGGTGGTGCTGGTGCTGATTGGCGTGGTGGCCGACAGGCGCGGCTGA
- a CDS encoding M16 family metallopeptidase yields the protein MNALARRAAGLLLGTLCLPLAALAADVQPTHEFILDNGLKVVVREDHRAPVVVSQIWYKVGSSYETPGQTGLSHALEHMMFKGSAKVGPGEASRILRDLGAEENAFTSDDYTAYYQVLARDRLPVAFELEADRLASLRLPADEFSREIEVIKEERRLRTDDQPGAKAFELFRAMAYPASGYHTPTIGWMADLERMKVEELRHWYESWYAPNNATLVVVGDVTPDEVKTLAQKYFGPIPKRAVPPSKLPLELAEPGQRQLTLHVRTQLPSLIYGFNVPAMATAKDPRTVNALRLISALLDGGYSARMPARLERGQELVAGASSSYNAFTRGDSLFLISATPNVQKQKTLADVEKGVWQLLDELKNTPPTSEELERVRAQVIAGLVYDRDSISSQATTIGQLETVGLSWKLIDSELDDLKRVTPQDIQSAARTYFTRERLSVAHVLPEESAHE from the coding sequence ATGAATGCTCTAGCCCGCCGCGCCGCTGGCCTGTTGCTCGGCACGCTGTGCCTGCCGCTTGCGGCCCTGGCCGCCGATGTGCAACCCACCCACGAATTCATCCTCGACAACGGCCTGAAAGTGGTCGTGCGCGAGGACCACCGCGCCCCTGTGGTGGTCTCGCAGATCTGGTACAAGGTCGGTTCCAGCTACGAAACACCAGGCCAGACCGGCCTCTCCCATGCCCTCGAGCACATGATGTTCAAGGGCAGCGCCAAGGTAGGCCCGGGCGAAGCCTCGCGCATCCTGCGCGACCTCGGCGCCGAAGAGAACGCCTTCACCAGCGACGACTACACCGCCTACTACCAGGTGCTGGCCCGCGACCGCCTGCCGGTGGCCTTCGAGCTGGAAGCCGACCGCCTGGCCAGCCTGCGCCTGCCGGCCGACGAATTCAGCCGTGAAATCGAGGTCATCAAGGAGGAGCGCCGCCTGCGCACCGACGACCAGCCCGGCGCCAAGGCCTTCGAGCTGTTCCGCGCCATGGCCTACCCGGCCAGCGGCTACCATACCCCGACCATCGGCTGGATGGCCGACCTCGAACGCATGAAGGTCGAGGAGCTGCGCCATTGGTACGAATCCTGGTACGCACCGAACAATGCAACGCTGGTGGTGGTAGGTGACGTCACCCCTGACGAGGTGAAAACCCTCGCACAGAAGTACTTCGGCCCCATCCCCAAGCGCGCCGTGCCACCAAGCAAGCTGCCGCTGGAGCTGGCCGAGCCCGGTCAGCGCCAGCTGACCCTGCACGTGCGCACCCAACTGCCGAGCCTGATCTACGGCTTCAACGTGCCGGCCATGGCCACCGCCAAGGACCCGCGCACGGTCAACGCCCTGCGCCTGATCTCGGCACTGCTCGACGGCGGCTACAGCGCGCGCATGCCGGCACGCCTGGAGCGCGGCCAGGAGCTGGTGGCCGGTGCCTCGTCCAGCTACAACGCCTTCACCCGCGGCGACAGCCTGTTCCTGATTTCCGCCACCCCCAACGTGCAGAAGCAAAAGACCCTTGCCGACGTCGAAAAAGGCGTGTGGCAACTGCTGGACGAGCTCAAGAACACCCCGCCGACCAGCGAAGAGCTCGAGCGCGTACGCGCCCAGGTGATCGCCGGCCTGGTCTACGACCGCGACTCCATCAGCAGCCAGGCCACCACCATCGGCCAGCTGGAGACCGTCGGCCTGTCGTGGAAACTCATCGACAGCGAACTGGACGACCTCAAGCGCGTCACCCCGCAAGACATCCAGAGCGCTGCCCGCACCTACTTCACCCGCGAACGCCTGAGCGTTGCCCACGTACTGCCCGAGGAGTCCGCTCATGAGTGA
- a CDS encoding thiazole synthase → MSNVRSDKPFILAGRTFQSRLLVGTGKYRDMEETRLATEASGSEIVTVAVRRTNLGQNAGEPNLLDVLSPDKYTILPNTAGCYDAVEAVRTCRLARELLEGHKSHETRTLVKLEVLADQKTLFPNVIETLKAAEVLVKEGFDVMVYTSDDPIIARQLAEAGCIAVMPLAGLIGTGLGICNPYNLQIILEESKVPVLVDAGVGTASDATIAMEMGCEAVLMNSAIAHAQQPVVMAEAMKHAILAGRMAYLAGRMPKKLYASASSPLEGLIK, encoded by the coding sequence ATGAGCAACGTTCGCAGCGACAAGCCTTTCATCCTGGCCGGGCGTACTTTCCAGTCGCGCCTGCTGGTCGGCACCGGCAAATACCGTGACATGGAAGAAACCCGCCTGGCCACCGAGGCCTCGGGTTCCGAGATCGTCACCGTAGCTGTGCGCCGTACCAACCTGGGCCAGAATGCCGGCGAGCCGAACCTGCTCGATGTGCTGTCGCCCGACAAGTACACCATCCTGCCGAACACTGCTGGTTGCTATGACGCGGTCGAGGCGGTGCGCACCTGCCGCCTGGCCCGTGAGCTGCTCGAGGGTCACAAGTCCCACGAGACTCGCACCCTGGTGAAGCTGGAAGTGCTGGCCGATCAGAAAACCCTGTTCCCCAACGTGATCGAGACCCTCAAGGCCGCCGAAGTGCTGGTCAAGGAAGGTTTCGACGTGATGGTCTACACCAGCGACGACCCGATCATCGCCCGTCAGCTGGCCGAAGCCGGCTGCATCGCAGTGATGCCGCTGGCCGGCCTGATCGGCACCGGCCTGGGTATCTGCAACCCCTACAACCTGCAGATCATCCTCGAGGAATCGAAAGTGCCGGTGCTGGTCGATGCCGGTGTGGGTACCGCTTCCGACGCCACCATCGCCATGGAGATGGGCTGCGAAGCGGTGCTGATGAACTCGGCCATCGCCCACGCCCAGCAACCGGTCGTGATGGCCGAGGCCATGAAGCACGCCATTCTCGCTGGCCGCATGGCGTACCTCGCCGGGCGCATGCCGAAGAAACTCTATGCCAGCGCGTCCTCGCCGCTGGAAGGTCTGATCAAGTAA
- the hemW gene encoding radical SAM family heme chaperone HemW, with translation MTVKPSPQSAGLILPELPPLSLYIHIPWCVRKCPYCDFNSHQAGPTLPENEYIDALLADLEQELPAVQGRPISTIFFGGGTPSLFSADALGRLLRGVEQRIPFAADIEITLEANPGTFEQEKFKAYRQTGINRLSIGVQSFQATKLEKLGRIHNGDEAIRAADMARAAGFDNFNMDLMHGLPDQSLEDALGDLRTAIDLAPTHLSWYQLTVEPNTVFWNQPPELPEDDILWDIQEAGQALMAKHGYQQYEVSAYAQAGRAARHNLNYWRFGDFIGIGAGAHGKLSFPDGRILRTWKTRLPKDYLNPAKPFKAGEKLLPADELPFEFLMNALRLTDGVEAELFTQRTGLPLAQLARARRDAEQKGLLQVEPDRLAATPRGQLFLNDLLQYFLN, from the coding sequence ATGACCGTAAAGCCGTCCCCACAGTCGGCGGGGCTGATCCTTCCCGAGCTGCCGCCGCTGTCGCTGTACATCCATATTCCCTGGTGCGTGCGCAAGTGCCCCTACTGCGACTTCAACTCGCACCAGGCCGGGCCAACGCTGCCTGAAAACGAGTACATCGACGCCCTGCTGGCTGATCTGGAGCAGGAACTGCCTGCCGTGCAGGGGCGCCCGATCAGCACCATCTTCTTTGGCGGCGGCACTCCGAGCCTGTTCAGTGCCGATGCCCTGGGGCGCCTGCTGCGTGGCGTGGAACAACGCATCCCGTTCGCAGCCGACATCGAGATCACCCTCGAAGCCAACCCCGGTACGTTCGAGCAGGAAAAGTTCAAGGCCTACCGGCAGACCGGCATCAACCGCCTGTCCATCGGCGTGCAAAGCTTCCAAGCTACCAAGCTGGAAAAGCTCGGGCGCATCCACAACGGTGACGAAGCGATACGCGCCGCCGACATGGCGCGTGCGGCGGGCTTCGACAATTTCAACATGGACCTGATGCACGGCCTGCCGGACCAGTCGCTCGAGGACGCCCTGGGTGACCTGCGCACCGCCATCGACCTGGCGCCGACGCACCTGTCCTGGTATCAGCTGACCGTCGAACCCAACACCGTATTCTGGAACCAGCCACCCGAACTGCCCGAGGACGACATCCTCTGGGATATCCAGGAAGCCGGCCAGGCGCTGATGGCCAAGCATGGTTACCAGCAATACGAAGTCTCGGCCTACGCCCAGGCCGGTCGCGCTGCGCGCCACAACCTCAATTACTGGCGCTTTGGCGACTTCATCGGCATTGGCGCGGGCGCCCACGGCAAGCTGTCGTTCCCGGACGGGCGCATTTTGCGCACCTGGAAGACCCGCCTGCCCAAGGACTACCTGAACCCGGCCAAGCCGTTCAAAGCCGGCGAAAAGCTGCTGCCGGCCGACGAGCTGCCGTTCGAGTTCCTGATGAACGCCCTGCGCCTCACCGATGGCGTGGAAGCCGAACTGTTCACCCAGCGCACCGGCCTGCCGCTGGCGCAACTGGCCCGGGCGCGCCGTGACGCCGAACAAAAAGGCCTTTTGCAGGTCGAACCGGATCGACTGGCGGCAACACCCAGGGGCCAGCTGTTCCTCAACGACCTGCTGCAGTACTTCTTGAACTAA
- the trmB gene encoding tRNA (guanosine(46)-N7)-methyltransferase TrmB — protein sequence MTDSQETPITAEGEERPHRRIKSFVMRAGRMTEGQQRGLDQGGPQFILPLADSPVDYDQVFGRSAPRTLEIGFGMGHSLLEMAAASPELDFIGVEVHRPGVGALLNGVLTQGLTNLRVYDCDAIEVLNRCVADNSLDRLMLFFPDPWHKARHHKRRIVQAGFAELVRSKLKVGGVFHMATDWEPYAEYMLEVMSVAPGYRNQAADGAYVPRPEERPITKFERRGERLGHGVWDLKFERVD from the coding sequence ATGACTGACTCGCAAGAAACGCCGATCACCGCCGAAGGCGAAGAGCGCCCGCACCGCCGCATCAAGAGCTTCGTGATGCGCGCCGGGCGCATGACCGAAGGCCAGCAACGCGGCCTGGACCAGGGCGGCCCGCAGTTCATCCTGCCGTTGGCCGACAGCCCGGTGGACTACGACCAGGTGTTCGGCCGTTCGGCGCCGCGCACCCTGGAGATCGGTTTCGGCATGGGCCACTCGCTGCTGGAAATGGCCGCGGCCTCGCCCGAGCTGGACTTCATCGGTGTGGAAGTGCACCGCCCGGGTGTCGGTGCACTGCTCAACGGTGTGCTGACCCAAGGCCTTACGAACCTGCGGGTGTACGACTGCGACGCCATCGAAGTGCTCAACCGCTGCGTGGCCGACAACAGCCTTGACCGGCTGATGCTGTTCTTCCCCGACCCATGGCACAAGGCGCGCCACCACAAGCGCCGTATCGTGCAGGCAGGCTTTGCCGAGCTGGTACGCAGCAAGCTCAAGGTGGGCGGCGTGTTCCACATGGCCACCGACTGGGAGCCCTATGCCGAGTACATGCTGGAAGTGATGAGCGTGGCGCCGGGCTATCGCAACCAGGCCGCCGATGGAGCTTACGTGCCACGCCCTGAAGAGCGCCCGATCACCAAGTTCGAGCGCCGTGGCGAGCGCCTTGGGCATGGAGTGTGGGACCTCAAGTTCGAGAGGGTCGACTGA
- the ftsY gene encoding signal recognition particle-docking protein FtsY: MFGSNDDKKAPAAAGEKKGLFSWFRKKPEQTIAEQPQTPEAQAPEPVAPQIAVEPSAPVEPVAPVVQAPGPEFEPPAPEPVVSGPLQAAPVEPVASESLLAPVVESAPIAEPAVVSPVEVAPVEAPPAPVSNLVLPVAEEPVALVPDLEPKAPPAIPERPAVEAVAEPEPVVAVEAEVAPVAAVSVPAEAAKTGFFARLKQGLSKTSASIGEGMASLFLGKKAIDDDLLDEIETRLLTADVGVEATSAIVQNLTQKVARKQLADADALYKSLQDELAALLRPVEQPLKIESQTKPYVILVVGVNGAGKTTTIGKLAKKLQLEGKKVMLAAGDTFRAAAVEQLQVWGERNQIPVIAQHTGADSASVIFDAVQAAKARNVDVLIADTAGRLHTKDNLMEELKKVRRVIGKLDVEAPHEVLLVLDAGTGQNAISQAKYFNQSVELTGLALTKLDGTAKGGVIFALAKQFNIPIRFIGVGEGIDDLRTFEADSFVKALFAEREPA; the protein is encoded by the coding sequence ATGTTTGGTTCCAACGACGACAAAAAAGCGCCGGCCGCGGCTGGCGAGAAGAAAGGCCTGTTCAGCTGGTTCCGCAAGAAGCCGGAACAAACAATCGCCGAACAGCCACAAACCCCCGAAGCACAGGCCCCGGAGCCGGTTGCGCCGCAGATTGCCGTCGAGCCGTCCGCTCCGGTCGAGCCAGTTGCGCCGGTGGTCCAGGCGCCTGGGCCTGAGTTTGAGCCGCCTGCGCCTGAACCTGTGGTATCCGGGCCGCTGCAGGCCGCACCGGTGGAGCCGGTCGCCTCGGAGTCGCTGCTGGCACCCGTGGTCGAGTCTGCACCCATTGCAGAGCCCGCAGTTGTCTCGCCGGTTGAGGTTGCGCCAGTCGAAGCCCCGCCAGCGCCGGTCAGCAACCTGGTGCTGCCGGTGGCCGAAGAGCCGGTTGCCTTGGTGCCGGACCTGGAGCCCAAGGCGCCGCCTGCCATCCCGGAGCGCCCGGCTGTCGAAGCTGTGGCCGAGCCAGAGCCTGTCGTTGCAGTCGAGGCCGAAGTGGCACCTGTCGCCGCTGTGTCGGTGCCTGCCGAAGCCGCCAAGACCGGCTTCTTCGCCCGCCTCAAGCAGGGCCTTTCGAAAACCAGCGCCAGCATTGGCGAGGGCATGGCCAGCCTGTTCCTGGGCAAAAAGGCTATCGATGACGACCTGCTGGATGAAATCGAGACCCGCCTGCTGACTGCCGACGTGGGTGTCGAGGCCACCTCCGCCATCGTCCAGAACCTCACGCAGAAGGTCGCCCGCAAGCAGCTGGCCGACGCCGATGCGCTGTACAAGTCGCTGCAGGACGAGCTGGCCGCGCTGCTGCGCCCGGTCGAGCAGCCGCTGAAGATCGAGTCGCAGACCAAGCCCTACGTCATTCTGGTGGTCGGCGTGAACGGCGCCGGCAAGACCACCACCATCGGCAAGCTGGCCAAGAAGCTGCAGCTCGAAGGCAAGAAGGTCATGCTGGCGGCCGGCGACACCTTCCGCGCCGCAGCGGTAGAGCAGTTGCAGGTGTGGGGCGAGCGCAACCAGATCCCGGTAATCGCCCAGCACACCGGTGCCGACTCGGCCTCGGTGATCTTCGACGCCGTGCAGGCCGCCAAGGCCCGTAACGTCGATGTGCTGATCGCCGACACCGCCGGGCGCCTGCACACCAAGGACAACCTGATGGAAGAGCTGAAAAAGGTCCGTCGGGTGATCGGCAAGCTCGACGTCGAGGCGCCCCACGAGGTGCTGTTGGTGCTCGATGCCGGCACCGGGCAGAACGCCATCAGCCAGGCCAAGTACTTCAACCAGAGCGTCGAGCTGACCGGCCTGGCCCTGACCAAGCTCGACGGCACCGCCAAGGGCGGGGTGATCTTCGCCCTGGCCAAGCAGTTCAACATCCCGATCCGCTTCATTGGTGTGGGCGAGGGTATCGACGACCTGCGCACCTTCGAGGCCGATTCCTTCGTCAAGGCACTGTTCGCCGAGCGAGAGCCTGCATGA